A single genomic interval of Nonomuraea rubra harbors:
- a CDS encoding SDR family oxidoreductase, with protein sequence MDLGIAGKVALVTGGSAGLGLAAAKSLAREGCDVCVSARDPEKLADAVVELQEFGKVVHAVLADVEDPAAARRLAEETRDVLGPVDILVANAGGPPAGRFDAVGLDDWDVAVQRNLLGTVRLVHAVLPEMRSRGWGRIVTITSRSAREALDNLALSNAMRSAVAGVVRTLAREVGRDGVRVNNVMPGPIETERLRELSGSEEALRERGESVPVGRIGRPEEVGDVVAFLASERASFVNGVSLLVDGGESRVIS encoded by the coding sequence ATGGATCTCGGCATCGCTGGCAAGGTCGCACTCGTCACCGGCGGCAGCGCGGGCCTCGGGCTCGCCGCCGCCAAGAGCCTGGCGCGGGAGGGCTGCGACGTGTGCGTCAGCGCCCGCGACCCGGAGAAGCTCGCGGACGCGGTGGTGGAGCTGCAGGAGTTCGGCAAGGTCGTGCACGCGGTGCTGGCCGACGTGGAGGATCCGGCCGCCGCCCGGCGGCTGGCCGAGGAGACGCGCGACGTGCTCGGGCCCGTCGACATCCTCGTCGCGAACGCGGGCGGGCCGCCGGCGGGCCGGTTCGACGCGGTCGGGCTCGACGACTGGGACGTGGCCGTCCAGCGCAACCTGCTCGGCACCGTACGCCTGGTGCACGCGGTGCTGCCGGAGATGCGCTCGCGCGGCTGGGGCCGGATCGTCACGATCACCAGCAGGTCGGCCAGGGAGGCGCTGGACAACCTGGCGCTGTCGAACGCCATGCGCTCCGCGGTCGCCGGCGTCGTGCGCACGCTGGCCCGCGAGGTGGGGCGCGACGGCGTACGCGTCAACAACGTCATGCCGGGCCCCATCGAGACCGAGCGGCTGCGCGAGCTGTCGGGCAGCGAGGAGGCGCTGCGCGAGCGGGGCGAGAGCGTGCCGGTGGGCCGCATCGGGCGGCCGGAGGAGGTGGGCGACGTGGTGGCGTTCCTGGCCAGCGAGCGGGCGTCGTTCGTGAACGGGGTCTCGCTGCTGGTGGACGGCGGGGAGAGCCGCGTCATCTCCTGA
- a CDS encoding RNA polymerase sigma-70 factor yields the protein MPVVDDFEEHRPMLLGLAYRLLGSMWDAEDVVQEAWLRWQATDHAEIREPRAFLVTVVSRLALDQLRSARVKREAYTGPWLPEPVETAQAGPLDTAELRDTVSYATLHMMERLSPPERAVFVLREAFELPYDEIAEIVGSSVANARQLHHRASVRLAEGRDRFRPSSEEHAELLRTFMRAAGGGDLAALTELLHEDVVSYNDGGGKVRAALRPIVGRAKVASFLLALVARYDYKQVRMVEVNGLPAVATQVGGHQQLVMIGIRDGRISEIYGVLNPDKLTHVHLT from the coding sequence ATGCCGGTCGTGGACGACTTCGAGGAGCACAGGCCCATGCTGCTCGGGCTGGCCTACCGCCTGCTCGGCAGCATGTGGGACGCCGAGGACGTGGTGCAGGAGGCCTGGCTGCGCTGGCAGGCCACCGACCACGCCGAGATCAGGGAGCCGCGGGCGTTCCTGGTGACCGTGGTCTCGCGGCTGGCGCTCGACCAGCTCCGCTCCGCGCGGGTCAAGCGGGAGGCCTACACGGGGCCGTGGCTGCCGGAGCCGGTCGAGACCGCGCAGGCGGGGCCGCTGGACACGGCGGAGCTGCGCGACACGGTCTCGTACGCGACGCTGCACATGATGGAGCGGCTCTCGCCGCCGGAGCGGGCGGTGTTCGTGCTGCGGGAGGCGTTCGAGCTGCCGTACGACGAGATCGCCGAGATCGTCGGCTCCTCCGTCGCGAACGCCAGGCAGCTGCACCACCGGGCCTCCGTACGGCTGGCCGAGGGGCGTGACCGGTTCCGCCCGTCCAGCGAGGAGCACGCGGAGCTGCTGAGGACGTTCATGCGGGCGGCCGGCGGCGGCGACCTGGCCGCGCTCACCGAGCTGCTGCACGAGGACGTCGTGTCCTACAACGACGGCGGCGGCAAGGTCAGGGCGGCGCTGCGGCCGATCGTCGGCCGGGCCAAGGTGGCCTCGTTCCTGCTCGCGCTGGTCGCGCGCTACGACTACAAGCAGGTACGAATGGTCGAGGTCAACGGCCTGCCCGCCGTCGCCACCCAGGTGGGCGGGCACCAGCAGCTCGTCATGATCGGCATCAGGGACGGCCGCATCAGCGAGATCTACGGCGTGCTGAACCCCGACAAGCTGACACACGTGCACCTGACCTGA
- a CDS encoding MerR family transcriptional regulator → MRISELSARSGVAIPTIKYYLREGMLHQGEQTAATRAEYDETHLRRLRLIRALLDVGRLSVASIKKIVAAVEDESLPVHQMLGTAHWALSPAVEPEPGEEWQAARAEVDTLVADLGWDVHPDAPTRDELAQTLVRMRQLGLAVDLAPYVEVARKLVAEVEMDSIPFDGPRDAAVEALVLGTVLYGRALDTLRRMAHESESAKRLAR, encoded by the coding sequence ATGCGGATCTCCGAACTCAGCGCCAGGTCAGGGGTGGCCATCCCCACGATCAAGTACTACCTCCGTGAAGGCATGCTCCACCAGGGCGAGCAGACGGCAGCGACCAGGGCCGAGTACGACGAGACGCACCTGCGCAGGCTCCGCCTGATCCGGGCCCTGCTCGACGTGGGCCGGCTCTCCGTGGCCTCGATCAAGAAGATCGTGGCCGCCGTCGAGGACGAGTCGCTGCCCGTCCACCAGATGCTGGGGACCGCCCACTGGGCGCTCAGCCCGGCCGTCGAGCCCGAGCCCGGCGAGGAGTGGCAGGCCGCCCGCGCCGAGGTGGACACGCTCGTCGCGGACCTGGGCTGGGACGTGCACCCCGACGCCCCCACCCGGGACGAGCTGGCCCAGACGCTGGTCAGGATGCGCCAGCTCGGCCTGGCCGTCGACCTGGCGCCGTACGTGGAGGTGGCGCGGAAGCTGGTGGCGGAGGTGGAGATGGACAGCATCCCGTTCGACGGCCCGCGCGACGCCGCCGTGGAGGCGCTGGTCCTCGGCACGGTCCTGTACGGCAGGGCGCTCGACACGCTGCGCCGCATGGCCCACGAGTCGGAGTCGGCCAAGCGCCTGGCCCGCTGA
- a CDS encoding ThuA domain-containing protein yields MARNLILSGGLFHDFAATSAALAEVLAEVGVESEITEDIAGALSEPSEVQLITVNALRWQMDQDRFADLRDEWGFALPAQARTTLLDHLDRGGGLLCMHSASICFDDWQGWPRVLGGCWTWPKSHHPPLGWTGVRVHGEHPVVDGLRDFDVVDEVYSDLDVLPDVEPLASSNGQPLIWARPVRRGRVLYDALGHDTRSYDNEIHRTLLQRAALWLLKRPVTITE; encoded by the coding sequence GTGGCGAGAAATCTAATCCTGTCAGGAGGCCTGTTCCATGACTTCGCCGCCACATCGGCCGCCCTCGCGGAGGTGCTGGCCGAGGTGGGGGTCGAGTCGGAGATCACCGAGGACATCGCGGGCGCGCTCAGCGAGCCGTCGGAGGTCCAGCTCATCACCGTCAACGCGCTGCGCTGGCAGATGGACCAGGACCGCTTCGCCGACCTGCGCGACGAGTGGGGCTTCGCCTTGCCGGCACAGGCCCGCACCACCCTCCTCGACCACCTCGACCGGGGCGGCGGGCTGCTGTGCATGCACTCGGCGTCGATCTGCTTCGACGACTGGCAGGGCTGGCCGCGCGTCCTGGGCGGCTGCTGGACCTGGCCCAAGTCCCACCACCCGCCGCTGGGCTGGACCGGCGTGCGGGTGCACGGCGAGCATCCGGTGGTCGACGGGCTGCGCGACTTCGACGTGGTGGACGAGGTCTACAGCGACCTCGACGTGCTGCCCGACGTCGAGCCGCTGGCCTCCTCGAACGGCCAGCCGCTGATCTGGGCGCGGCCGGTGCGGCGCGGCCGGGTCCTCTACGACGCGCTGGGCCACGACACCCGCTCCTACGACAACGAGATCCACCGGACGCTGCTGCAGCGGGCGGCGCTGTGGCTGCTCAAGCGGCCGGTCACGATCACGGAGTAG
- a CDS encoding TIGR03668 family PPOX class F420-dependent oxidoreductase, with the protein MAFDAQARFRSAKVARLAWAGPDGAPRLVPITYALLGARIVTAVDHKPKTTTHLRRLSHIRANPAVSVLADHYEDDWTRLWWVRADGRAVVLEQGDDRERALDALVARYAQYRERRPAGPAILVEVTRWSGWAATP; encoded by the coding sequence ATGGCGTTCGACGCGCAGGCGAGGTTCCGCTCCGCGAAGGTGGCCCGGCTGGCGTGGGCCGGCCCCGACGGCGCGCCGCGCCTGGTGCCCATCACGTACGCGCTGCTCGGCGCGAGGATCGTGACGGCGGTGGACCACAAGCCGAAGACCACCACCCACCTCAGGCGGCTGAGCCACATCAGGGCCAACCCCGCCGTGAGCGTGCTCGCCGACCACTACGAGGACGACTGGACCCGGCTGTGGTGGGTGCGGGCCGACGGGCGGGCCGTCGTCCTGGAGCAGGGGGACGACCGCGAGCGGGCGCTCGACGCGCTGGTGGCCAGGTACGCGCAGTACCGCGAGCGCCGGCCCGCCGGCCCCGCCATCCTCGTCGAGGTGACCAGGTGGAGCGGCTGGGCCGCTACTCCGTGA